In one window of Caballeronia sp. TF1N1 DNA:
- the tilS gene encoding tRNA lysidine(34) synthetase TilS, translating to MANFDTETPAGRLVIEALRGALSEAALPADSLLAVALSGGLDSTVLLDAAVRCFGASRVIALHIHHGLSPNADAWVSHCEALAASLDVRYASRHVDVVRMGGESLEAAARDARYRALDDLCDEQGAAALLIAHHADDQAETVLLQLLRGAGVAGLAAMAPQRLHASEVLRLRPLLRLLRAQLEQYAHERDLSWIEDESNADTRYARNALRHDVLPVLAVHFPGFRDALARTASHAASAQRLLDELAGIDMEKARHAEEGALALDALLALDDERATNLLRYWMRDRGLQAASTARVADILRQLHAAADARDGHALRIDHVGHALRVYRNALFWEKADSADAPDLDDGPSQARALVELRWQGEEVWRLPQWRGSLVFEPAAEPGDDVIAESVLRAAPLSARSRAGGERLRVASDAPSRTLKNLFQERGVPAWKRDVPLIFIGALLMFVPLVGVNREVENAKGPWRRLIWRPDLLIA from the coding sequence ATGGCGAACTTCGACACTGAAACCCCGGCCGGCCGCCTCGTTATCGAGGCGTTGCGCGGCGCTTTGTCGGAGGCGGCGCTGCCCGCCGACTCGCTACTGGCCGTCGCGCTCAGCGGCGGTCTCGACTCCACGGTTCTCCTCGATGCCGCCGTGCGCTGCTTCGGCGCATCGCGCGTGATCGCGCTGCATATCCATCACGGCCTGAGCCCTAACGCGGATGCGTGGGTATCGCATTGCGAGGCGCTGGCTGCCTCGCTCGATGTACGTTATGCGTCGCGTCATGTCGATGTCGTCCGCATGGGCGGCGAAAGTCTCGAAGCCGCCGCGCGCGATGCGCGTTATCGCGCGCTCGACGATCTCTGCGACGAGCAAGGCGCGGCGGCGCTTCTGATCGCGCATCACGCCGACGATCAGGCCGAAACCGTGCTGCTGCAATTGCTGCGCGGCGCGGGCGTCGCGGGCCTCGCGGCGATGGCGCCGCAGCGTCTTCACGCAAGCGAGGTGCTGCGTCTGCGTCCGTTGTTGCGGCTGCTGCGCGCGCAACTCGAGCAATACGCGCATGAGCGCGACCTGAGCTGGATCGAGGACGAATCCAACGCCGACACGCGTTATGCGCGCAACGCGCTGCGGCATGACGTGCTGCCGGTGCTCGCCGTGCATTTCCCCGGCTTTCGCGATGCGCTCGCGCGCACGGCGTCGCATGCCGCTTCGGCGCAACGCTTGCTCGACGAGCTGGCGGGCATCGACATGGAAAAGGCGCGGCACGCGGAAGAAGGCGCGCTCGCGCTCGATGCGCTGCTCGCACTCGACGACGAACGCGCGACCAATCTGCTTCGTTATTGGATGCGAGATCGCGGCTTGCAGGCGGCATCCACCGCGCGTGTCGCGGACATTCTGCGTCAACTGCACGCAGCCGCCGACGCGCGCGACGGGCACGCGCTTCGTATCGATCATGTGGGACACGCGCTGCGGGTTTATCGCAATGCGTTGTTCTGGGAGAAGGCCGACAGCGCCGATGCACCCGATCTCGACGACGGTCCGAGTCAAGCGAGAGCGTTGGTCGAACTGCGCTGGCAGGGCGAGGAAGTCTGGCGTTTGCCGCAGTGGCGCGGGTCGCTGGTGTTCGAGCCTGCCGCCGAACCGGGCGATGACGTCATCGCCGAAAGCGTGTTGCGCGCCGCGCCGTTGAGCGCGCGTTCACGCGCGGGCGGCGAGCGTTTGCGCGTTGCATCCGATGCACCTAGCCGCACGCTCAAGAATCTCTTCCAGGAGCGCGGCGTGCCAGCGTGGAAGCGCGATGTGCCGCTCATCTTCATCGGCGCGTTGCTGATGTTCGTGCCGCTCGTCGGCGTGAATCGCGAAGTCGAAAACGCGAAGGGGCCGTGGCGGCGGTTGATCTGGCGGCCGGATTTGTTGATCGCCTGA
- a CDS encoding acetyl-CoA carboxylase carboxyltransferase subunit alpha, producing the protein MKTTFLDFEQPIAELEAKIEELRFVQDDSAVDISEEIERLSKKSQQLTKDLYANLSPWQVSQIARHPQRPYTLDYVNELFTDFHELHGDRSYADDLAIVGGFARFNGQPCMVIGHQKGRDTKERALRNFGMPRPEGYRKAERLMRLAEKFNLPIFTFVDTPGAYPGIGAEERGQSEAIGRNLYVMAELKTPIITTIIGEGGSGGALAIAVADTVMMLQFSTYSVISPEGCASILWKSAAKAPEAAEALGLTAHRLKALGLIDKIVNEPLGGAHRDPKGMAALLRRALADSLRQFQGMSVQDLRERRFDKLMAYGKFKETLPGA; encoded by the coding sequence ATGAAGACCACGTTTCTGGATTTCGAGCAGCCGATCGCTGAACTCGAAGCGAAGATCGAAGAACTCCGCTTCGTTCAGGACGATTCCGCTGTCGATATTTCGGAAGAAATCGAGCGGCTGTCGAAAAAGAGCCAGCAGCTCACCAAAGATCTGTACGCGAATCTGTCGCCGTGGCAGGTATCGCAAATCGCGCGGCATCCGCAGCGTCCGTACACGCTCGACTACGTGAACGAGTTGTTCACGGACTTCCATGAACTGCATGGCGATCGTTCCTATGCGGACGATCTCGCCATCGTCGGCGGCTTTGCGCGTTTCAATGGCCAGCCGTGCATGGTGATCGGCCATCAAAAGGGCCGCGACACCAAGGAGCGCGCGTTGCGCAACTTCGGCATGCCGCGCCCGGAAGGGTATCGCAAGGCCGAGCGCCTCATGCGTCTCGCCGAGAAGTTCAATCTGCCCATCTTCACTTTCGTCGATACACCCGGCGCGTATCCCGGCATCGGCGCGGAGGAACGCGGGCAGTCGGAAGCCATCGGGCGCAATCTCTACGTCATGGCGGAGTTGAAGACGCCGATCATCACGACGATCATCGGCGAGGGCGGTTCGGGCGGCGCGCTTGCCATCGCCGTGGCCGACACCGTCATGATGCTGCAATTCTCCACGTACTCGGTCATCTCGCCGGAAGGCTGCGCGTCGATCTTATGGAAGAGCGCGGCCAAGGCGCCGGAAGCCGCGGAAGCGCTCGGGCTCACGGCGCATCGGTTGAAGGCGCTGGGTCTCATCGACAAGATCGTGAACGAACCGCTCGGCGGCGCGCATCGCGACCCCAAGGGCATGGCGGCGCTTTTGCGTCGAGCACTTGCCGATTCCCTGCGCCAGTTCCAGGGCATGAGCGTGCAGGATCTGCGCGAGCGCCGCTTCGACAAGCTGATGGCGTACGGCAAGTTCAAGGAAACGCTGCCGGGCGCGTGA
- a CDS encoding DNA-3-methyladenine glycosylase, which yields MATARKTPVKRPASVRNASPATKRTRGEQATTSTLKSDGARASAQKAVKRAALKRSDGTRLNGVSREDVKADAKTDTKAIRVSARVTKARSEEAEASPVKANGRAHAGDATNAQALVADKERGEVVRKSRVVTADAEVPVQIGGLTREVVRPDYWDKACADLMKRDRILKKLIPKFGQMHLVNLGDPFSTLARSVAGQQISVKAAQAIWERVKGACPDVVPARFIKLGPEKLQACGLSKRKTEYILDLAQHFVSGALHVDTWASMDDEAVIAELTQIRGIGRWTAEMFLIFNLARPDVLPLDDLGLIQAISVNYFSGEPVTRSEAREVAANWEPWRTVATWYMWRSLNPIPADH from the coding sequence ATGGCAACGGCCAGGAAGACGCCGGTCAAGCGACCCGCGTCTGTCAGGAATGCATCGCCCGCGACGAAGCGAACGCGCGGCGAGCAAGCGACGACAAGCACGCTCAAGAGTGATGGTGCAAGAGCTTCGGCTCAGAAGGCAGTCAAGCGCGCAGCACTCAAACGTAGCGACGGCACGCGTCTGAACGGCGTAAGCCGTGAGGACGTAAAAGCGGATGCAAAGACGGACACGAAAGCGATCCGCGTATCCGCGCGCGTGACAAAAGCGCGTAGCGAGGAAGCGGAAGCGTCGCCCGTCAAGGCGAACGGACGCGCGCATGCCGGCGATGCCACGAACGCGCAAGCGCTCGTCGCCGACAAGGAGCGCGGTGAAGTCGTGCGCAAGTCGCGCGTCGTCACGGCAGATGCCGAGGTGCCCGTGCAGATCGGCGGACTCACGCGCGAAGTCGTGCGTCCCGATTACTGGGACAAAGCGTGCGCCGACCTGATGAAGCGCGACCGCATCCTCAAGAAACTCATTCCAAAGTTCGGCCAGATGCATCTCGTGAATCTGGGCGATCCCTTCTCGACGCTCGCGCGTTCGGTTGCTGGCCAGCAGATCTCGGTGAAGGCCGCGCAAGCCATTTGGGAGCGCGTGAAGGGCGCTTGTCCGGATGTCGTGCCGGCGCGTTTTATCAAGCTCGGCCCGGAGAAGCTTCAGGCGTGCGGCTTGTCCAAACGCAAGACGGAGTACATTCTCGATCTCGCGCAGCACTTCGTATCGGGCGCGTTGCACGTGGATACCTGGGCGTCGATGGACGACGAAGCCGTGATCGCCGAACTCACGCAGATTCGCGGTATCGGCCGGTGGACGGCGGAGATGTTCCTCATCTTCAACCTGGCGCGCCCGGACGTTTTGCCGCTCGACGACCTCGGTCTGATTCAGGCGATCAGCGTCAACTACTTCAGCGGCGAACCTGTCACGCGCAGTGAAGCGCGCGAAGTGGCTGCTAACTGGGAGCCGTGGCGCACGGTTGCAACGTGGTACATGTGGCGCAGTCTCAATCCGATTCCCGCGGACCATTAA
- the cysS gene encoding cysteine--tRNA ligase, with product MNSLRIYNTLARDKQSFTPLRAGEVRMYVCGMTVYDYCHIGHARVMVVFDIVQRWLRTLGYKVTYVRNITDIDDKIIRRAVDNGEPIKALTTRFIAAMHEDADALGVARPDLEPRATDFIAQMLGMIDALQANGYAYHAKDGDVNYAVRKFADYGRLSGKSIEDLRAGERVAANDAKEDPLDFVLWKQAKAGEPRDSGWDSKWGRGRPGWHIECSAMGCSLLGDRFDIHGGGQDLQFPHHENEIAQSEGATGQTFVNYWMHNGYVQIDNEKMSKSLGNFFTIREVLEKFDAEVVRFFIARAHYRSPLNYSDVHIDDAKNALTRLYTALKDVEPDNRQLDWNEANAQRFQSAMNDDFNTPVAVSVLFDLASEVNRTRDTSLARQLKGLAGVLGLLGREPRAFLQQAGGAASTEGLAPQEIEAKIAERVAAKQARNYAEADRIRADLLEAGIALEDKPGGSTEWRRV from the coding sequence ATGAATTCGCTGCGCATCTACAACACGCTCGCGCGTGACAAGCAATCCTTCACGCCGCTTCGCGCTGGCGAGGTACGCATGTACGTCTGCGGAATGACGGTGTATGACTATTGTCACATCGGCCATGCGCGCGTGATGGTGGTGTTCGACATCGTGCAGCGCTGGCTGCGCACGCTCGGCTATAAAGTCACGTACGTGCGCAACATCACGGACATCGACGACAAGATCATTCGTCGCGCGGTGGACAACGGCGAGCCCATCAAGGCGCTCACCACGCGCTTCATCGCGGCCATGCACGAAGATGCCGATGCGCTCGGCGTCGCGCGTCCGGACCTCGAGCCGCGCGCAACCGACTTCATTGCGCAGATGCTCGGCATGATCGATGCATTGCAGGCGAACGGCTATGCCTATCACGCGAAAGACGGCGACGTGAACTACGCCGTGCGCAAGTTCGCTGACTACGGCAGGCTGTCGGGTAAGTCCATCGAAGACTTGCGCGCGGGCGAGCGCGTCGCCGCCAACGACGCGAAGGAAGATCCGCTCGACTTCGTGTTGTGGAAGCAGGCAAAGGCCGGCGAGCCGCGGGACTCGGGCTGGGACTCGAAGTGGGGACGCGGGCGTCCGGGCTGGCACATCGAATGTTCGGCCATGGGCTGCAGCTTGCTTGGCGACCGGTTCGACATTCATGGCGGCGGCCAGGACTTGCAGTTCCCGCACCACGAGAACGAGATCGCGCAGAGTGAAGGCGCGACCGGGCAGACGTTCGTGAACTACTGGATGCACAACGGCTATGTGCAGATCGACAACGAGAAGATGTCGAAGTCGCTTGGCAACTTCTTCACCATTCGCGAAGTCCTTGAAAAATTTGATGCCGAAGTGGTGCGTTTCTTTATTGCACGGGCACACTATCGGTCGCCGCTGAACTACAGCGACGTGCATATCGACGATGCCAAGAACGCATTGACTCGCCTCTATACGGCGTTGAAAGATGTCGAGCCGGACAATCGGCAACTTGACTGGAACGAGGCGAACGCGCAGCGTTTCCAGTCTGCGATGAACGACGACTTCAACACGCCCGTGGCGGTCTCGGTGCTGTTCGATCTCGCGAGCGAAGTAAACCGCACACGCGACACTTCTCTCGCGCGCCAGCTCAAGGGTCTCGCCGGCGTGCTGGGTCTGCTCGGCCGTGAGCCGCGCGCTTTCCTGCAACAAGCAGGCGGCGCGGCTTCGACCGAAGGCCTCGCGCCGCAAGAGATCGAAGCGAAGATCGCCGAACGCGTTGCCGCGAAGCAGGCAAGGAACTATGCCGAAGCAGACCGTATTCGGGCCGACTTGCTCGAAGCCGGTATTGCGCTTGAAGACAAACCGGGTGGGTCGACCGAATGGCGCCGCGTGTGA
- a CDS encoding M48 family metallopeptidase, with protein MRAGAIAVIGMAASVGISTTAFAQLAKSTTDGTPQIDSTIAGQDWNAALKQLDARIATNPTDVQAKFKRGTVLARLNRDDDAIVAFTELTQAYPELPEPYNNLAALYAKKGRYEEARAALETAVKANPGYALAYDNLGDLYLRLASESYKRAQSLGSTSPLTRQRVTAIQNIITPPPVRRGVAANGASGTRATTAPQSPSGEWAPAQGSGSTDSGTGLSTMPSPDSYSPYGGATGPFPTAPYVAPQTQP; from the coding sequence ATGCGTGCCGGCGCGATCGCGGTCATCGGCATGGCGGCTTCGGTCGGCATCTCGACCACGGCGTTCGCGCAGCTCGCGAAATCCACCACCGACGGCACGCCGCAAATCGACTCGACCATCGCCGGACAAGACTGGAACGCCGCGCTCAAGCAACTCGATGCGCGCATCGCCACCAATCCGACCGACGTGCAGGCGAAGTTCAAGCGCGGCACCGTGCTTGCGCGCCTGAACCGCGACGACGACGCCATCGTGGCCTTCACCGAACTCACGCAGGCGTATCCCGAACTGCCCGAGCCGTATAACAACCTCGCCGCGCTCTACGCCAAGAAAGGCCGCTACGAAGAAGCGCGCGCCGCGCTCGAAACGGCGGTCAAGGCGAACCCCGGCTACGCGCTCGCATACGACAATCTCGGCGATCTTTATCTGCGGCTCGCGAGCGAATCGTACAAACGCGCGCAATCGCTCGGCTCGACGAGTCCGCTCACGCGTCAGCGCGTGACGGCCATTCAGAACATCATCACGCCGCCGCCGGTTCGTCGCGGCGTTGCGGCGAATGGAGCCTCGGGCACGCGCGCCACGACGGCGCCGCAATCGCCATCGGGTGAATGGGCGCCCGCGCAAGGCTCGGGCAGCACCGACAGCGGCACCGGCCTGTCGACCATGCCCTCACCCGATTCGTACTCGCCGTACGGCGGCGCAACCGGGCCGTTCCCGACCGCGCCTTACGTCGCGCCGCAGACGCAGCCTTGA
- a CDS encoding peptidylprolyl isomerase produces the protein MKLLMLGLTSAALIATAPAYAQAAQSATGAHPTVLFHTSQGDFKVELYPEKAPKTVANFLDYVKSGQYSGTIFHRVIPGFMIQGGGYSTSFAEKPTRAPIALESKNGLKNTTGTLAMARTSDPNSATAQFFINTVDNAGLDFPNPDGNGYAVFGKIVSGMDVVKKIEASPTTTRGPMQDVPQKPTVIESATVVSQ, from the coding sequence ATGAAATTGCTGATGCTGGGGCTTACCAGCGCTGCCCTGATCGCTACCGCGCCCGCCTACGCACAGGCGGCGCAATCCGCCACGGGCGCGCATCCGACCGTGCTGTTCCATACCTCGCAAGGTGACTTCAAGGTCGAGCTGTATCCGGAGAAGGCGCCGAAGACGGTCGCGAACTTCCTGGACTATGTGAAGTCCGGTCAATACTCGGGCACGATCTTTCATCGCGTGATTCCGGGTTTCATGATCCAGGGCGGCGGCTATAGCACGAGTTTCGCCGAGAAGCCCACGCGCGCGCCCATCGCGCTCGAAAGCAAGAACGGCCTGAAGAACACGACGGGCACGCTCGCCATGGCGCGCACCAGCGACCCGAATTCCGCCACGGCGCAGTTCTTCATCAATACGGTCGATAATGCAGGACTCGACTTCCCGAATCCCGACGGCAACGGTTATGCCGTGTTCGGCAAGATCGTCTCGGGCATGGATGTCGTGAAGAAGATCGAAGCGAGCCCGACCACCACGCGCGGCCCAATGCAGGACGTGCCGCAAAAGCCGACCGTGATCGAGTCGGCTACAGTGGTCTCGCAATAA
- a CDS encoding peptidylprolyl isomerase encodes MVELHTNHGVIKIELDAEKAPKSVENFLNYVKKGHYDNTVFHRVIDGFMIQGGGFEPGMKQKPTDAPIDNEANNGLTNDNGTVAMARTNDPHSATAQFFINVKDNDFLNHSSPTPQGWGYTVFGRVVEGLDVVEKIKKVKTGSKGFHQDVPVDDVVIEKAVVV; translated from the coding sequence ATGGTCGAACTGCATACGAACCACGGCGTCATCAAGATCGAACTGGACGCTGAAAAGGCGCCGAAGTCGGTTGAAAACTTCCTCAACTACGTGAAGAAGGGTCACTACGACAACACCGTGTTCCACCGTGTAATCGACGGCTTCATGATTCAGGGCGGCGGCTTCGAGCCGGGCATGAAGCAAAAGCCGACCGATGCCCCCATCGACAACGAAGCCAACAACGGCCTCACGAACGACAACGGCACGGTTGCCATGGCGCGCACGAACGACCCGCATTCGGCAACCGCGCAGTTCTTCATCAACGTGAAGGACAACGACTTCCTGAACCATTCGTCGCCGACGCCGCAGGGCTGGGGCTACACCGTGTTCGGCCGCGTGGTCGAAGGTCTCGACGTGGTGGAGAAGATCAAGAAGGTCAAGACCGGCTCGAAGGGCTTTCATCAGGACGTGCCGGTGGACGACGTCGTGATCGAAAAGGCCGTGGTGGTCTGA
- a CDS encoding UDP-2,3-diacylglucosamine diphosphatase, which translates to MIDTKSFRQEVAQKAAGAAHNARPLFFISDLHLSEAIPKTVAAFEHFIEVTASGADSVFILGDLFEFWVGDDILDDAVADERARFARRMTKLLHTLTERGIALYVMHGNRDFLLGKRFMKEAGALPLPDPFTMTAFGTRIVLAHGDALCTADPGYQRFRRFARNRFAQRAFLALPLKTRLGIGQRMRTNSEGARLQGESPKYDVTRKAVSELFIRSRTHTMIHGHTHRPAMHREVEGARWVLPDWELDMDEPRGGYLRIDEEGIRALPL; encoded by the coding sequence ATGATCGACACGAAGTCTTTCAGGCAAGAGGTCGCGCAAAAAGCAGCGGGCGCAGCGCACAACGCGCGCCCGCTGTTTTTCATTTCCGACCTGCACTTGAGCGAGGCGATTCCGAAGACGGTCGCCGCGTTCGAGCATTTCATCGAAGTCACGGCGAGCGGCGCGGACTCGGTTTTCATCCTCGGCGACTTGTTCGAATTTTGGGTCGGCGACGATATCCTGGATGACGCCGTCGCCGACGAGCGCGCCCGCTTCGCGCGCCGCATGACGAAGCTTTTGCATACGCTCACCGAGCGCGGCATCGCGTTATATGTCATGCATGGCAATCGCGACTTTCTGCTCGGCAAGCGCTTCATGAAGGAAGCCGGCGCACTTCCGTTGCCCGATCCGTTCACCATGACCGCGTTCGGCACGCGCATCGTCCTCGCGCATGGCGACGCGCTCTGCACCGCCGATCCCGGTTATCAGCGCTTTCGGCGCTTTGCGCGCAATCGGTTCGCACAGCGCGCGTTTCTCGCGTTGCCGCTGAAGACGCGGCTCGGCATCGGGCAGCGCATGCGCACGAACAGCGAGGGCGCGCGCCTGCAGGGCGAATCGCCGAAATACGACGTGACGCGCAAGGCGGTGTCGGAGCTTTTCATCCGCAGCCGCACGCATACGATGATCCACGGACATACGCATCGTCCGGCGATGCATCGGGAAGTGGAAGGCGCGCGCTGGGTGTTGCCGGATTGGGAACTGGATATGGATGAACCGCGCGGCGGGTATCTGCGGATCGACGAGGAAGGGATTCGCGCGCTGCCGTTGTAG
- the cysE gene encoding serine O-acetyltransferase, with protein MFQRLREDIAAIRERDPAARSAVEVVTCYPGLHAIVLHRFAHACWRAQWRWLARFVSQMARFLTGIEIHPGATLGRRVFIDHGMGVVIGETAEIGDDCTIYQGVTLGGTSLTRGAKRHPTLGRGVIVGAGAKVLGGFTVGAEAKIGSNAVVVKPVPAGGTAVGNPARIVMPAVQRPKETAREGFCAYGITPNADDPVSLAIHGLIDHASTQTQRVDEIVAALERLGARVEALNGAGGAGLVDLKRLCASMEGKVESELAQR; from the coding sequence ATGTTCCAACGACTTCGCGAAGATATCGCCGCCATCCGTGAGCGCGATCCCGCCGCTCGCAGCGCCGTTGAAGTCGTGACGTGCTATCCCGGCCTGCATGCCATCGTGCTGCATCGTTTCGCGCATGCTTGCTGGCGCGCGCAGTGGCGCTGGCTCGCGCGTTTCGTCTCGCAGATGGCGCGCTTTCTCACTGGCATCGAGATTCATCCGGGCGCGACGCTCGGCAGGCGCGTGTTCATCGATCACGGCATGGGCGTGGTGATCGGCGAGACGGCCGAGATTGGCGACGACTGCACGATCTATCAGGGCGTGACGCTTGGCGGTACGTCGCTCACGCGCGGCGCGAAACGGCATCCCACGCTGGGGCGCGGCGTGATCGTCGGCGCGGGCGCGAAGGTGCTCGGCGGCTTTACGGTCGGCGCGGAGGCGAAGATCGGTTCGAACGCGGTCGTCGTGAAGCCGGTTCCGGCGGGCGGCACGGCGGTGGGCAATCCGGCGCGCATCGTGATGCCGGCGGTGCAGCGGCCAAAGGAAACCGCGCGTGAAGGCTTTTGCGCTTACGGCATCACGCCGAACGCGGACGATCCGGTGTCGCTGGCCATTCACGGTTTGATCGATCACGCATCGACGCAAACGCAGCGTGTCGATGAAATCGTCGCCGCGCTCGAACGTCTGGGCGCGCGCGTGGAAGCGCTCAATGGTGCCGGCGGAGCGGGGCTCGTGGACTTGAAGCGCTTGTGCGCGTCGATGGAAGGGAAGGTGGAAAGCGAACTCGCGCAGCGGTAA
- a CDS encoding RNA methyltransferase — translation MDTNQFIAPAGGFTSTRFILVEPSHPGNVGAAARALKTMGFARLVLVAPRVADVKNEPEAIAMASGADDVLASAHVVDTLADALVGVRWSVALTARMREYGPPQMPPRALAERAHELVRHGDIALVFGNERTGLSNADVERCSALAHIPANPAYSSLNLAQAVQVLAYELRVAFQEPASELTLVEPAAHVAGASSDEIEGMYAHFEEALVALEFLDPANPKKLMSRVRRLFARSGLEREEVNILRGIAKHILARVKKP, via the coding sequence TTGGACACCAACCAATTCATCGCGCCCGCGGGCGGCTTCACGTCGACCCGTTTCATCCTCGTCGAGCCGAGTCATCCTGGCAATGTCGGCGCGGCGGCGCGCGCGCTCAAGACCATGGGCTTCGCGCGCCTCGTGCTGGTCGCGCCGCGCGTGGCCGACGTCAAGAACGAACCCGAAGCCATCGCGATGGCAAGCGGCGCCGACGACGTGCTCGCGAGCGCCCATGTCGTCGATACGCTCGCCGATGCGCTCGTCGGCGTGCGCTGGTCCGTCGCGCTCACGGCGCGCATGCGCGAGTACGGTCCGCCGCAGATGCCGCCACGCGCACTCGCCGAACGCGCGCACGAACTCGTGCGGCATGGCGACATCGCGCTCGTGTTCGGCAACGAGCGCACGGGCTTGTCCAACGCGGATGTCGAGCGTTGCAGCGCGCTTGCCCATATCCCGGCGAATCCGGCGTATAGCTCGCTCAATCTGGCGCAGGCGGTGCAGGTCCTCGCCTACGAATTGCGCGTCGCGTTTCAGGAGCCCGCGTCCGAACTCACGCTCGTCGAGCCGGCCGCGCATGTCGCGGGTGCATCGAGCGATGAGATCGAAGGCATGTACGCGCATTTCGAAGAAGCGCTCGTCGCGCTGGAATTTTTGGATCCCGCCAATCCGAAGAAGCTGATGTCGCGCGTGCGGCGGCTCTTCGCGCGCTCGGGACTCGAGCGCGAGGAAGTGAATATCCTGCGCGGCATCGCCAAACATATTCTCGCGCGCGTCAAAAAACCCTGA
- a CDS encoding inositol monophosphatase family protein, whose protein sequence is MHPMLNIAVKAARRAGQIINRASLDLDRIQISKKQHNDFVTEVDKASEAAIIETLHTAYPDHSILAEESGKDDRDSEFQWIIDPLDGTTNFIHGFQYYCVSIALVHKGIVTQSVIYDPTRNDLFTASRGRGAYLNERRIRVGKLDRLSDALIGTGFPFRDGQGLNGYMRLFSEMTLSCAGLRRPGAAALDLANVAAGRLDGFFEQGIHPWDVAAGSLLVTEAGGLVGNYTGESDFLFQNEIVAANPKVYAQMIKVLDPHSRTRLTGE, encoded by the coding sequence ATGCATCCGATGCTCAATATCGCTGTCAAGGCCGCGCGCCGCGCCGGACAGATCATCAACCGCGCATCGCTGGACCTGGACCGTATCCAGATCAGCAAGAAGCAGCACAACGACTTCGTGACGGAAGTCGACAAGGCGTCCGAAGCCGCCATCATCGAGACGCTGCACACCGCTTATCCCGATCACTCCATTCTTGCCGAAGAATCCGGCAAGGACGATCGCGACTCCGAGTTCCAGTGGATCATCGACCCGCTCGACGGCACCACGAACTTCATCCACGGTTTCCAGTATTACTGCGTGTCGATCGCGCTCGTGCACAAGGGCATCGTGACGCAGTCCGTGATCTACGACCCGACGCGTAACGACCTCTTCACGGCATCGCGCGGCCGTGGCGCGTATCTGAACGAGCGTCGCATTCGCGTGGGCAAGCTGGATCGTCTTTCGGATGCGCTCATCGGCACGGGCTTTCCGTTCCGTGACGGCCAGGGCCTGAACGGCTATATGCGCCTTTTCAGCGAAATGACCTTGTCGTGCGCGGGCCTGCGTCGTCCGGGCGCGGCGGCGCTCGATCTCGCCAATGTCGCGGCGGGCCGTCTCGACGGCTTCTTCGAGCAAGGCATTCATCCGTGGGACGTGGCTGCTGGCAGTCTGCTCGTCACCGAGGCGGGCGGTCTCGTTGGCAACTACACGGGCGAATCGGATTTCCTGTTCCAGAACGAGATCGTCGCGGCCAATCCGAAGGTGTACGCGCAGATGATCAAGGTGCTCGATCCGCATTCGCGCACGCGGTTGACGGGAGAGTAA